The proteins below come from a single Octopus sinensis unplaced genomic scaffold, ASM634580v1 Contig09375, whole genome shotgun sequence genomic window:
- the LOC115228084 gene encoding tigger transposable element-derived protein 4-like, producing the protein MGLNKFKASNGWLEKFKQRHELKFRTLSGESASADHAIILNFLSELNIKVEQYEKENIFNCDETSLFIKLTPRKSFVKTGDSARGFKMSKDKVTLHLCCSYTGEKFEPLIIGKYRNPRCFKNFLPKFMEFYTLRPKMRG; encoded by the coding sequence ATGGGCTTAAACAAGTTTAAAGCTTCAAATGGATGGTTAGAAAAATTCAAGCAgaggcatgaattaaaattccgaACATTGTCAGGCGAATCCGCATCTGCTGATCATgcgataattttgaattttttatcagAATTAAATATCAAAGTTGAACAATATGAAAAGGAGAACATTTTTAATTGTGACGAAACTTCTCTTTTTATCAAACTTACCCCACGTAAATCATTCGTGAAAACTGGTGATTCGGCACGGGGCTTTAAAATGAGTAAAGATAAAGTTACTCTTCATCTATGCTGTAGTTACACTGGAGAAAAATTTGAACCATTAATAATCGGAAAATATAGAAATCCTAGATGTTTCAAAAATTTTCTCCCGAAATTTATGGAATTTTATACTCTTCGTCCAAAAATGCGTGGATGA